A DNA window from Peromyscus leucopus breed LL Stock chromosome 3, UCI_PerLeu_2.1, whole genome shotgun sequence contains the following coding sequences:
- the Stmp1 gene encoding short transmembrane mitochondrial protein 1, producing MLQFLLGFTLGNVVGMYLAQNYDMPNMSKKLEEIKKDLEAKKKPPSS from the exons ATGCTCCAGTTCCTG CTTGGATTTACTTTGGGCAACGTGGTTGGAATGTATCTGGCCCAGAACTATGAC atgccAAACATGTCGAAAAAACTTGAAGAGATTAAAAAGGACCTGGAAGCCAAGAAGAAACCCCCTAGTTCCTGA